The following proteins are encoded in a genomic region of Actinomadura sp. NAK00032:
- a CDS encoding DNA polymerase domain-containing protein, with amino-acid sequence MASPFIEIPVGDRLVKVTNPDKVYFPEHGYTKRQLVEYYLAVGDGILRATRDRPTTLERWPAGVFEGAKMATREDYARGQAGMGAGKSDAFYQKRIPKGAPDWVRTARIAFPSGRSADEVCPTEPAVIAWAANLGTLTFHPWPVRKGDVDHPDELRIDLDPQPGTDFSDAVRVALGPARELLDELGYTGYVKTSGKAGVHIYVRIEPRWTFTEVRRAALAFAREVERRSPSEVTTRWWKEERGEQIFIDFNQNARDRTIASAYSVRPAPHAPVSAPLTWDELADADPHDFTIATMPARFAELGDLHASIDDASFSLDGLLDLADRDEKDHGLGDMPYPPNYPKMPGEPKRVQPSKDTDNRA; translated from the coding sequence ATGGCCTCGCCCTTCATCGAGATCCCGGTCGGGGATCGGCTCGTCAAGGTGACCAATCCCGACAAGGTCTACTTCCCGGAGCACGGCTACACCAAGCGGCAGCTGGTGGAGTACTACCTGGCCGTCGGCGACGGCATCCTGCGCGCGACCCGCGACCGCCCGACGACCCTGGAGCGGTGGCCGGCGGGGGTCTTCGAGGGCGCCAAGATGGCCACCCGCGAAGACTACGCGCGCGGCCAGGCCGGCATGGGCGCGGGCAAGTCCGACGCCTTCTACCAGAAGCGCATCCCCAAGGGCGCGCCCGACTGGGTGCGGACGGCGCGCATCGCCTTCCCGAGCGGGCGCTCCGCAGACGAGGTGTGCCCGACCGAGCCCGCCGTGATCGCCTGGGCGGCCAACCTCGGCACGCTGACGTTCCACCCGTGGCCCGTCCGCAAGGGCGACGTCGACCACCCCGACGAGCTGCGCATCGACCTCGACCCGCAGCCCGGCACCGACTTCTCCGACGCCGTCCGGGTGGCGCTCGGCCCGGCCCGCGAGCTGCTGGACGAGCTGGGCTACACCGGCTATGTCAAGACGTCCGGGAAGGCGGGCGTGCACATCTACGTCCGGATCGAGCCCCGCTGGACGTTCACCGAGGTCCGCCGCGCCGCGCTCGCCTTCGCCCGCGAGGTCGAGCGCCGCAGCCCGTCCGAGGTCACCACTCGGTGGTGGAAGGAGGAGCGCGGCGAGCAGATCTTCATCGACTTCAACCAGAACGCCCGCGACCGGACGATCGCCTCGGCCTACAGCGTGCGCCCGGCCCCGCACGCCCCGGTCTCGGCGCCGCTGACCTGGGACGAGCTGGCCGACGCCGACCCGCACGACTTCACCATCGCGACGATGCCGGCCCGGTTCGCCGAGCTGGGCGACCTGCACGCGTCCATCGACGACGCGTCCTTCTCCCTCGACGGCCTCCTCGACCTCGCCGACCGCGACGAGAAGGACCACGGCCTCGGCGACATGCCGTATCCACCGAACTATCCCAAGATGCCCGGCGAGCCGAAGCGCGTGCAGCCCAGCAAGGACACCGATAATCGCGCCTGA
- the msrB gene encoding peptide-methionine (R)-S-oxide reductase MsrB, whose amino-acid sequence MEKIRKSEDEWRAQLSPDEYRVLREAGTEKPFTGEYTDTKTVGVYRCRACGTELFRSETKFESHCGWPSFYEPAESDKVTLIEDRTLGMVRTEVRCAVCDSHLGHVFHGEGYDTPTDDRYCINSVSLTLEPAE is encoded by the coding sequence ATGGAGAAGATCCGCAAGAGCGAGGACGAGTGGCGGGCCCAGCTCAGCCCCGATGAGTACCGCGTGCTGCGGGAGGCCGGCACGGAGAAGCCCTTCACCGGCGAGTACACCGACACCAAGACGGTCGGCGTGTACCGGTGCCGCGCCTGCGGGACGGAGCTGTTCCGGTCGGAGACCAAGTTCGAGAGCCACTGCGGCTGGCCGTCGTTCTACGAGCCCGCCGAGTCCGACAAGGTCACCCTGATCGAGGACCGCACGCTCGGCATGGTCCGCACCGAGGTGCGCTGCGCGGTGTGCGACTCCCACCTCGGGCACGTCTTCCACGGTGAGGGCTACGACACCCCCACCGACGACCGCTACTGCATCAACTCGGTCTCGCTGACCCTCGAACCCGCCGAGTAG
- a CDS encoding TIGR04222 domain-containing membrane protein translates to MDEFDHYTTAILCGGPTRVAQVAVLLLRDQGRIRIFRGTHRVEVLLRDGDADPVQAAVLDEIPAAGRPLGRVIAAVAASPEVDAVGEAMRETGLMRGRRRRRPTRQGRALRLLLAEEPVETPPELLALHGPAGLEDAWMREVLEAADPEPVAVGRRRRRGHRNLEASGLPDRQYDAGFGGGSDF, encoded by the coding sequence ATGGACGAGTTCGACCACTACACGACAGCCATCCTCTGCGGGGGGCCGACCCGGGTCGCGCAGGTCGCGGTGCTCCTGCTGCGCGACCAGGGGCGCATCCGGATCTTCCGCGGGACGCACCGGGTGGAGGTGCTGCTGCGCGACGGGGACGCCGACCCGGTCCAGGCGGCGGTGCTCGACGAGATCCCGGCCGCCGGGCGCCCGCTCGGCCGGGTGATCGCGGCGGTCGCCGCGTCGCCGGAGGTGGACGCCGTCGGCGAGGCCATGCGCGAGACGGGGCTGATGCGCGGCCGGCGGCGGCGCCGCCCGACCCGGCAGGGCCGGGCGCTGCGCCTGCTGCTCGCCGAGGAGCCCGTCGAGACCCCGCCGGAGCTGCTCGCCCTGCACGGCCCCGCCGGTCTCGAGGACGCCTGGATGCGGGAGGTCCTGGAGGCCGCCGACCCGGAGCCGGTCGCGGTCGGCCGCCGCCGGCGGCGCGGCCACCGGAACCTGGAGGCCAGCGGGCTGCCCGACCGGCAGTACGACGCCGGGTTCGGCGGCGGCTCGGACTTCTAG
- the hemG gene encoding protoporphyrinogen oxidase, with protein sequence MTTSHAVVVGGGIAGLTAAWMLARDGVRVTVLEGSPQIGGKLRVSEIAGVPVDEGAESMLARRPEGLDLVRGLGRAADLVNPGTASSAILSRGALRRIPSGQVMGVPSDLRALAAAQVLSPAGLARVPLDLVLPETPRGGDVSVAAYIGARVGREVVDRLVEPLLGGVYAGRAELLSFEATLPAVAAAARGHRSLISAVQGIRKAAPADAGPVFATLPDGLGTLPHLVADGITAAGGTVRTGATVRELRRREDGWRLTVGPTRDPEYLDADAVVVAVPAAPASRLLEPDVPAAARQLAGIEYASMAIITLAYRPTAFPRLPKGSGYLVPGVESDTERGGRGVKAVTFSSVKWPHLRDRDPGVIAVRCSIGRLGEERTLQRPDEELAAAAMAELAATCGVTELPAETRVTRWGGGLPQYNVGHADRVAKVRAAVAGTPGLAVAGAAYDGLGIPACIASARAAATRVLDHLRSREGVEHGRSGGQAEGTRTQ encoded by the coding sequence ATGACCACGTCCCATGCCGTTGTCGTCGGGGGCGGCATCGCGGGCCTCACCGCCGCCTGGATGCTCGCCCGGGACGGCGTGCGGGTGACCGTGCTCGAGGGCTCCCCTCAGATCGGCGGCAAGCTGCGCGTCAGCGAGATCGCCGGCGTCCCGGTGGACGAGGGCGCCGAGTCGATGCTGGCCCGCCGCCCCGAGGGCCTGGACCTCGTGCGCGGCCTCGGCCGCGCCGCCGACCTGGTGAACCCCGGCACCGCCTCCTCGGCCATCCTCAGCCGCGGCGCGCTGCGCCGCATCCCGTCCGGGCAGGTCATGGGCGTCCCGTCCGACCTGCGGGCGCTGGCCGCCGCGCAGGTGCTCTCGCCGGCCGGGCTCGCGCGCGTCCCGCTCGACCTCGTGCTGCCGGAGACGCCGCGCGGCGGGGACGTGTCCGTCGCCGCCTACATCGGCGCCCGCGTCGGCCGCGAGGTCGTCGACCGGCTCGTCGAGCCCCTCCTCGGCGGCGTGTACGCGGGCCGGGCCGAGCTGCTGTCGTTCGAGGCCACGCTGCCGGCCGTCGCCGCCGCCGCGCGCGGCCACCGGTCGCTGATCAGCGCCGTCCAGGGCATCCGGAAGGCCGCGCCCGCCGACGCCGGCCCGGTGTTCGCCACGCTGCCGGACGGCCTCGGCACCCTGCCGCACCTCGTCGCCGACGGCATCACCGCCGCCGGCGGGACGGTCCGCACCGGCGCGACCGTCCGCGAGCTGCGCCGCCGCGAGGACGGCTGGCGGCTCACCGTCGGCCCGACCCGCGACCCCGAGTACCTGGACGCCGACGCCGTCGTGGTCGCGGTCCCGGCCGCGCCCGCGTCCCGGCTGCTGGAACCGGACGTGCCCGCCGCCGCGCGGCAGCTCGCCGGCATCGAGTACGCCAGCATGGCGATCATCACGCTGGCCTACCGCCCCACCGCGTTCCCGCGGCTGCCGAAGGGCAGCGGCTACCTCGTCCCGGGCGTGGAGAGCGACACCGAGCGCGGCGGCCGGGGGGTCAAGGCCGTGACGTTCAGCTCGGTGAAATGGCCCCATCTGCGCGACCGCGACCCCGGCGTCATCGCGGTGCGCTGCTCCATCGGGCGGCTCGGCGAGGAGCGCACGCTCCAGCGGCCCGACGAGGAGCTGGCCGCCGCCGCCATGGCCGAGCTCGCCGCGACGTGCGGCGTCACCGAGCTGCCCGCCGAGACCCGGGTGACCCGGTGGGGCGGCGGCCTCCCGCAGTACAACGTGGGCCACGCCGACCGCGTGGCCAAGGTCCGGGCCGCGGTCGCCGGAACGCCGGGGCTGGCCGTCGCCGGCGCCGCCTACGACGGGCTCGGCATCCCCGCGTGCATCGCCTCGGCGCGCGCGGCGGCGACCCGGGTGCTGGACCATCTGCGCAGTCGAGAAGGAGTGGAACATGGCCGATCAGGCGGGCAAGCCGAAGGCACGCGAACTCAATAA
- the hemQ gene encoding hydrogen peroxide-dependent heme synthase: protein MADQAGKPKARELNNVIRYTMWSVFRVAKPGTLGERDAAEVQDLLDQAAQKDVTTRGAYDVAGLRADADYMFWWHAPTSDDLQEVYTRFRRTALGRASEPVWSQMALHRPAEFNKSHIPAFLADEQPRDYVCVYPFVRSYEWYLLPDDERRAMLAEHGRMARDYPDVRANTVSAFALGDYEWMLAFEADELHRIVDLMRHLRGAKARLYTREEIPFYTGRRKQVADLVAGLA from the coding sequence ATGGCCGATCAGGCGGGCAAGCCGAAGGCACGCGAACTCAATAACGTCATCCGCTACACGATGTGGTCGGTCTTCCGGGTCGCGAAGCCCGGCACGCTCGGCGAGCGGGACGCCGCCGAGGTGCAGGACCTGCTGGACCAGGCCGCCCAGAAGGACGTCACCACCCGCGGCGCCTACGACGTCGCCGGGCTGCGCGCGGACGCCGACTACATGTTCTGGTGGCACGCGCCGACGTCCGACGACCTACAGGAGGTCTACACCCGGTTCCGCCGGACGGCGCTGGGCCGCGCGAGCGAGCCGGTCTGGTCGCAGATGGCGCTGCACCGCCCGGCCGAGTTCAACAAGAGCCACATCCCCGCGTTCCTCGCCGACGAGCAGCCGCGCGACTACGTGTGCGTGTACCCGTTCGTGCGGTCCTACGAGTGGTACCTGCTGCCGGACGACGAGCGCCGGGCGATGCTCGCCGAGCACGGCAGGATGGCGCGCGACTACCCCGACGTCCGGGCCAACACGGTCTCGGCGTTCGCGCTCGGCGACTACGAGTGGATGCTGGCGTTCGAGGCCGACGAGCTGCACCGCATCGTCGACCTGATGCGCCACCTGCGCGGCGCGAAGGCGCGGCTGTACACCCGCGAGGAGATCCCGTTCTACACCGGCCGCCGCAAGCAGGTCGCCGACCTGGTCGCCGGCCTGGCCTGA